From one Leptospira stimsonii genomic stretch:
- a CDS encoding FAD-binding oxidoreductase yields MKPIREPQINLFKKSNPYKAKVISNTLLTPQPGTGKRPKKEGESLVHRITIAIDHSAYPYVIGQSGGVIPPGEDPEKKAKGLADAAYTVRLYSIASPSYSFGMKEDTIEFIIKRDNVYDENGNVQHKGVCSNYICDLKPGDEVVMTGPSGKKFLLPTTHFSGDIMFLATGTGIAPFIGMSEELLEHKLVNFTGNITLVYGAPYSDELVMMDYLRGLESKFKNFKLVTAISREEKNPFDGGRMYISHRVREQAEAVKKILSGGGRFYICGGPKGMEKGVIEEIQKIAGDTGTYEDFKHHLEGANQLFVETY; encoded by the coding sequence ATGAAACCGATTAGAGAACCTCAGATCAATCTATTCAAAAAATCAAACCCTTACAAAGCTAAGGTTATCAGCAATACTCTACTGACTCCGCAACCGGGAACGGGAAAAAGACCAAAAAAAGAAGGCGAATCACTGGTTCATAGAATCACAATCGCAATCGATCACTCCGCTTATCCGTACGTGATCGGACAGAGCGGCGGCGTAATTCCGCCCGGAGAGGATCCTGAGAAAAAAGCCAAAGGCTTAGCGGATGCGGCTTATACGGTTCGATTGTATTCGATCGCTTCTCCAAGTTATTCTTTCGGGATGAAAGAAGATACGATCGAGTTTATCATCAAAAGAGACAACGTCTATGATGAGAATGGAAACGTTCAGCACAAAGGTGTTTGCTCCAACTATATCTGCGATCTGAAACCCGGAGACGAAGTCGTAATGACCGGTCCTTCCGGAAAAAAATTCCTTTTACCCACTACCCATTTCAGCGGAGACATTATGTTTCTTGCAACTGGAACCGGGATCGCTCCTTTCATCGGAATGAGTGAAGAATTGCTCGAACATAAACTTGTGAATTTTACCGGAAACATCACTCTCGTTTACGGAGCTCCTTACTCGGATGAGTTGGTAATGATGGATTACCTGAGAGGTTTGGAATCTAAGTTTAAGAATTTTAAACTTGTCACTGCGATATCAAGAGAAGAGAAGAATCCGTTCGACGGAGGAAGAATGTATATTTCTCACAGAGTTCGCGAGCAAGCGGAAGCTGTGAAAAAGATTCTAAGCGGTGGCGGACGTTTTTATATCTGCGGCGGACCGAAGGGAATGGAGAAAGGTGTAATTGAAGAGATTCAAAAGATCGCCGGTGACACGGGAACTTATGAAGACTTCAAACATCACCTTGAAGGCGCTAACCAATTATTCGTCGAAACATACTAA
- the lpxD gene encoding UDP-3-O-(3-hydroxymyristoyl)glucosamine N-acyltransferase, giving the protein MPQFTLSDLAKKISGSKIANSEKPETILIENVSPLTPGVPNSISFLSNKKMLSEVKNSLSSVILTTEEFSKEITLPCLIVSNPELSLVELLNAIYPPYVPSGKISSTASIHPSAKIGAGVTVGEFVVIGENSNIGANTYLEDGVKISRNVTIGEDSHIGPNSSIQHGVIIGKRFICSGNCSIGGDGYKFVTVNGKHHKIPHVGTVRIGDDVEIGSLCTIDRGGLEDTIIGDGCKFDNMVHVAHNCILGKNIIIAGQSGVAGSTTVEDDVIIGGACAVSDHLHVPKGTILGGGSSLRTSPKKKEIFVGWDYGLTFGEFQKVRVNIHNLVNFQKWAKRIKTLEKLSGIQIEE; this is encoded by the coding sequence ATGCCCCAATTCACACTCTCTGATCTTGCAAAAAAAATCAGCGGATCTAAGATTGCTAATTCTGAAAAGCCGGAAACAATTTTGATCGAGAATGTCTCTCCGTTAACCCCCGGAGTTCCGAATTCAATCAGCTTTCTTTCCAATAAGAAAATGTTATCCGAAGTTAAGAATTCTCTTTCGAGCGTCATCTTGACAACGGAAGAATTTTCAAAGGAAATCACTCTTCCTTGTTTGATCGTTTCGAATCCGGAATTGAGCTTAGTAGAACTATTGAACGCCATCTATCCACCTTATGTCCCTTCCGGAAAAATTTCCTCTACTGCATCCATTCATCCGAGTGCAAAAATCGGTGCGGGAGTAACCGTAGGAGAATTCGTGGTCATCGGGGAAAATTCGAACATCGGCGCGAATACCTATTTGGAAGACGGAGTAAAGATTTCAAGAAACGTAACGATCGGAGAGGATTCTCATATAGGTCCGAACAGTTCGATTCAACACGGAGTTATTATCGGAAAACGATTTATCTGTTCCGGAAATTGTTCGATCGGGGGCGACGGTTATAAGTTCGTTACGGTAAATGGAAAACATCACAAGATTCCTCATGTTGGAACGGTACGAATTGGAGACGACGTCGAGATCGGATCCCTTTGCACTATTGATCGCGGTGGATTAGAGGATACGATCATCGGAGATGGATGCAAATTTGATAATATGGTTCACGTTGCGCACAATTGTATCTTAGGTAAGAATATAATCATCGCCGGTCAAAGCGGTGTGGCAGGAAGTACAACGGTGGAAGACGACGTGATCATTGGTGGCGCCTGCGCGGTGTCCGATCACCTTCATGTTCCCAAAGGAACGATCCTGGGAGGAGGTTCTTCGTTAAGAACTTCACCGAAGAAAAAGGAAATTTTTGTCGGCTGGGATTACGGACTCACCTTTGGCGAATTCCAGAAAGTCAGAGTGAATATTCATAATCTGGTGAATTTTCAGAAATGGGCGAAGAGAATCAAGACGCTCGAAAAACTTTCCGGAATTCAGATCGAAGAGTAG
- a CDS encoding DUF6935 domain-containing protein, whose translation MKLRFLFGYFLFSLLIPFSLAAQNDLVRVEISSWPIDLTSFDSFRSEQSSSPQGTLISLIAALDLYSKNKEDGTKALILILDSSLLIQDSNGYKGFSLNKNIADLIRRQLEQHPYLIGSYLPGSTPANQYKPNASPYSFTLSANRFSGTEESGQRKLFIPSSGADTARPVTLKRNAKGAWKAHEFSSLLVGIKKPVTKNAADDL comes from the coding sequence ATGAAACTTCGTTTTCTATTTGGTTATTTTCTTTTTTCCCTGCTAATTCCGTTTTCATTAGCGGCCCAAAACGATTTGGTACGAGTAGAAATTTCTTCTTGGCCGATCGATTTGACCTCCTTCGATTCCTTTCGATCGGAGCAGTCTTCTTCTCCTCAAGGAACGCTAATCTCGCTCATAGCCGCATTGGATCTATATTCTAAGAATAAAGAAGATGGTACGAAGGCGTTAATTCTTATATTAGATTCTTCTCTTCTTATTCAGGATAGTAACGGTTACAAAGGTTTTTCATTGAATAAGAATATTGCGGATCTAATCAGGAGACAGCTGGAACAACATCCGTATCTAATCGGATCCTATCTTCCCGGCTCGACGCCTGCTAATCAATATAAGCCAAACGCGTCACCATATAGTTTTACTTTAAGCGCGAATCGTTTTAGCGGAACGGAAGAATCCGGACAAAGAAAACTTTTCATTCCTTCTTCCGGGGCGGATACGGCAAGGCCCGTCACTCTTAAAAGAAACGCAAAGGGCGCTTGGAAAGCTCATGAATTTTCGAGTCTGCTCGTGGGAATCAAAAAACCGGTAACAAAAAATGCGGCTGACGATCTATAG
- a CDS encoding carboxypeptidase M32, whose amino-acid sequence MVRVLVNLKEDFLLSTEMKEYEHLFTDSIREELKSFAEYRVAYREIWTLRNILSVLHWDSEITLPEGGRTERGDQIGLLSGLIHSKYAGEKFYALAEKAREENEKKNLPGQEERRVELKILFKDLNRSRCLSQELVEEFSVTTSKAHAVWAKARKENKFSDFAPTLSKIVELCKKQTECYGFDTEAYDALLEGYEPGERASHLENLFFNLKNSLKPLVARGRQVGNPFPREIPILLQRMLGEKLPSILGLSPQISRLDASEHPFSTSLGGKDKRITTRYDLKDPLSSIFSILHETGHSLYEAGISEIKGGPSPLHDSVSLGIHESQSRLWENQIGRSLEFWEMYYPILMNSLDLKESELGFSKLFSYINQSSPSFIRVEADQITYNLHIILRFEIERALINGKIQVSELPDLWNSKMKDLFGISVPSDREGVLQDVHWSGGAFGYFPTYTLGNIYSAQLFHSFSKKNPDFSKQVTNEKDFSSLLGWLRENVHWKGKFLSAEDLIRSATGADPDSSYLVSYLENKLSELETINHGR is encoded by the coding sequence GTGGTTAGGGTGCTTGTCAATCTAAAAGAAGATTTTTTATTATCCACTGAGATGAAAGAATACGAGCATCTGTTTACGGATTCGATTCGCGAAGAATTAAAATCTTTCGCAGAATATAGAGTCGCCTATCGAGAAATTTGGACTTTAAGAAATATTCTGAGCGTCCTTCATTGGGACTCTGAAATCACCCTTCCGGAAGGAGGGCGAACGGAAAGAGGAGATCAGATCGGTCTTCTATCCGGATTGATTCATTCCAAGTATGCGGGTGAGAAATTTTATGCTCTTGCTGAAAAGGCGAGAGAAGAAAATGAGAAAAAAAATCTCCCGGGTCAGGAAGAACGGAGAGTCGAACTCAAGATTCTTTTTAAAGATCTAAATCGTTCACGTTGTCTCTCGCAAGAGCTCGTTGAGGAATTCTCCGTTACAACCAGTAAAGCGCATGCCGTTTGGGCTAAAGCGAGAAAAGAAAATAAGTTCTCCGATTTTGCTCCAACCCTTAGCAAGATTGTCGAGCTCTGCAAAAAGCAAACGGAATGTTATGGTTTTGATACGGAAGCCTACGACGCGCTTTTGGAAGGATACGAACCGGGGGAACGCGCTTCCCATCTGGAAAATCTTTTTTTCAATCTGAAGAATTCTTTGAAACCGTTGGTGGCGCGAGGAAGACAAGTTGGAAATCCTTTTCCAAGAGAAATCCCGATTCTTCTTCAAAGAATGTTAGGCGAAAAACTTCCTTCGATTTTAGGACTTTCTCCACAAATTTCACGCCTGGATGCAAGTGAACATCCTTTTTCGACTTCCTTAGGCGGTAAGGACAAAAGAATCACGACTCGATACGATCTAAAAGATCCTCTTTCTTCTATATTCAGTATTTTGCATGAAACAGGACATTCTCTCTATGAAGCAGGTATTTCCGAAATTAAGGGAGGTCCTTCCCCGTTGCACGATTCGGTTTCTCTCGGTATTCACGAATCGCAGAGTAGACTTTGGGAAAATCAGATCGGCCGGTCTCTTGAATTCTGGGAAATGTATTATCCAATTCTTATGAACTCCTTGGATCTAAAAGAATCGGAGTTGGGTTTTTCAAAACTCTTTTCTTATATCAATCAATCTTCTCCTTCCTTTATCCGCGTAGAAGCTGATCAGATTACTTACAATCTTCACATCATTCTTCGCTTTGAGATAGAAAGAGCCTTGATCAATGGAAAGATTCAAGTTTCCGAATTGCCTGACCTTTGGAATTCGAAGATGAAGGATTTATTCGGCATCAGTGTTCCTTCGGATCGCGAAGGTGTTCTCCAAGACGTTCACTGGAGCGGGGGCGCTTTCGGATATTTTCCAACGTATACACTGGGAAATATCTATTCCGCTCAACTCTTTCACTCCTTCTCAAAGAAGAACCCGGATTTTTCAAAACAAGTCACGAATGAAAAGGATTTTTCTTCTTTGCTTGGATGGCTTAGAGAGAATGTTCACTGGAAGGGAAAATTTTTATCGGCTGAAGACTTGATTCGATCTGCGACAGGCGCGGACCCGGATTCTTCTTATCTAGTCTCGTATCTCGAAAATAAACTTAGCGAATTGGAAACGATCAATCATGGAAGATAA
- a CDS encoding DUF423 domain-containing protein produces MKGKQKTILILSSISGFLGVAIGAFGAHALKPYLTPEMIVIYETGNKYHLIHSIPPLILAITGYVQSSRFAFISGILFLSGIFIFSGSLYLLAITGIRVLGAITPIGGICFLLAWAFLGWSALSQKND; encoded by the coding sequence ATGAAAGGAAAACAAAAAACGATTCTGATTCTTTCTTCCATTTCCGGTTTTTTAGGAGTAGCAATCGGTGCGTTCGGAGCTCACGCTCTAAAGCCGTACTTGACTCCTGAGATGATCGTTATCTACGAAACCGGCAATAAGTATCATCTCATTCATAGTATTCCTCCGTTGATCTTGGCGATCACGGGTTATGTTCAATCGAGTAGATTCGCGTTTATTTCCGGAATCCTATTTCTCTCCGGCATTTTTATTTTCTCCGGTTCTCTCTATCTCCTTGCAATCACAGGAATTAGAGTTTTAGGCGCAATCACTCCGATCGGAGGAATTTGTTTTCTTCTTGCTTGGGCGTTTCTTGGATGGTCCGCGTTATCACAAAAGAACGACTAA
- a CDS encoding TRL-like family protein produces MKAFALKTYLILFITFITIGNCLYTNVKTPGWFYSQSYTDVRGMEPVGKLSGQSCGEGWLWLVYTGDESYEAAVQNAIQDKADLLFDVQTDYYVKSLLFNLYFYKCTRVSGIGVKLPHRLMKKE; encoded by the coding sequence ATGAAAGCCTTTGCGCTCAAAACGTATCTCATTCTTTTCATTACATTTATTACAATCGGGAATTGTCTTTACACGAATGTAAAAACTCCCGGCTGGTTTTATTCACAGAGCTATACGGACGTTCGAGGAATGGAACCTGTTGGAAAACTTTCCGGCCAATCTTGTGGAGAAGGTTGGTTATGGCTTGTTTATACAGGCGATGAAAGTTACGAAGCGGCGGTGCAAAATGCCATTCAAGATAAGGCCGACCTTCTTTTCGACGTTCAAACCGACTATTACGTAAAGTCCCTTCTCTTTAATCTTTACTTTTATAAATGCACTCGCGTTTCCGGAATCGGCGTAAAACTTCCTCACAGGTTGATGAAAAAAGAGTAA
- the rocD gene encoding ornithine--oxo-acid transaminase, translating into MSFVQNSSYYIQLEKKFGAFNYEPLPVVLDRGERIYLFDVEGKRYFDFLSAYSAVNQGHCHPKLIETLVEQAQKLTLTSRAFYNSKLGEYEEYMTKLLGYQRILPMNTGVEAAETAVKLCRKWGYQVKGIPENQAKIVFASGNFWGRSLGAISASTDPLSRREFGPYVPGFEIIPFNDLDTLKVSLQDPNVAGFMVEPIQGEAGVIVPSEGYLSSCKQLCQEAGVLLIFDEVQTGLGRTGKLLAGDYESVKPDIVVLGKALSGGILPVSAVLSSDEIMLTIKPGEHGSTYGGNPLASAIAKRAVEVLVEENMPENSFKMGEIFRERMNILKSKYDSLKEVRGKGLLNAIEFTEKNGKSIAKEVCKKTMELGLLAKTTHDHTVRFAPPLVIQADEMNDACDIIETAVKFCLDSK; encoded by the coding sequence ATGTCGTTCGTACAAAACTCGTCTTACTACATTCAGTTGGAAAAAAAATTCGGGGCCTTCAATTATGAACCGCTTCCGGTTGTTTTGGATCGAGGTGAAAGAATTTACCTCTTTGATGTAGAAGGAAAACGATATTTCGATTTTCTTTCCGCGTATTCCGCGGTGAATCAAGGACACTGTCACCCGAAGTTGATCGAAACTTTGGTAGAACAAGCACAAAAACTTACGTTAACTTCAAGGGCTTTCTACAACTCCAAACTAGGAGAGTATGAAGAATATATGACGAAGCTTTTAGGGTATCAAAGAATTCTTCCTATGAACACTGGAGTTGAGGCCGCGGAAACCGCGGTGAAACTTTGTAGAAAATGGGGATATCAAGTCAAAGGGATTCCGGAAAACCAAGCGAAGATCGTTTTTGCATCCGGCAATTTTTGGGGGAGAAGTTTGGGCGCAATCTCCGCATCGACTGATCCTCTGAGTAGAAGGGAATTCGGTCCGTATGTTCCTGGTTTCGAAATTATCCCTTTCAACGATTTGGATACATTGAAAGTTTCGCTTCAAGATCCGAACGTCGCAGGTTTTATGGTCGAGCCGATTCAAGGTGAGGCCGGCGTGATTGTTCCGAGCGAAGGTTATCTTTCTTCATGCAAACAACTTTGCCAGGAAGCAGGTGTTCTTCTCATCTTTGACGAAGTGCAAACAGGCTTAGGTAGAACGGGTAAGCTTCTTGCCGGGGATTACGAATCGGTGAAGCCGGATATCGTCGTTCTCGGTAAAGCGCTTTCAGGTGGGATTCTGCCTGTCTCTGCGGTTCTCTCCAGCGATGAAATTATGCTCACAATAAAGCCAGGTGAACACGGTTCCACATACGGAGGAAATCCGTTAGCGAGCGCGATCGCCAAACGCGCGGTGGAAGTATTAGTGGAAGAGAATATGCCGGAAAATTCTTTTAAGATGGGAGAAATTTTTCGAGAAAGAATGAATATTCTAAAATCAAAATATGATTCTTTGAAAGAAGTTCGAGGGAAAGGTTTATTAAACGCGATCGAATTTACGGAGAAGAACGGAAAGTCCATAGCCAAAGAAGTATGTAAAAAGACGATGGAACTCGGACTACTCGCAAAAACAACGCATGATCACACAGTTCGATTTGCACCTCCTCTCGTGATTCAAGCGGATGAAATGAATGATGCCTGCGACATTATTGAAACGGCAGTGAAGTTTTGTCTTGACTCGAAGTAA
- a CDS encoding M23 family metallopeptidase yields the protein MQKYLRILSISTLSMILINFGAILSKDKSETKQKDPKIASVISTTEKTKSESTTKAKKASGKEPRDFEVVKKKEALFSFSIQGRRFAQGELLLLKLVPEKTILSKLDRIKILWEKKEVSYTKKENVFFAWIPISPEFDKKSGILEIQDKNLFRKNDFKEYEIPIQKTDFAETKVSSLTMDKKYTSEVLPQETLDFIADCSKAKAEAFQTKTNLQIDSDFIFPVQDVHFTSPFYKRRVYNKKKGKAHGGVDFKGGLGTQIYAINDGTVILSRPMYYEGNFTVIDHGLEVYSLYMHQSELNVKVGDKVKKGDPIGKVGSTGMSTGPHLHLGLRVRGTLVDPRSVLGLKLFEEKEKP from the coding sequence ATGCAAAAATATCTTAGAATTCTATCCATTTCTACGCTTTCCATGATTCTAATTAATTTTGGGGCGATCCTTTCTAAGGATAAATCGGAAACGAAACAAAAAGATCCCAAAATCGCCTCCGTAATTTCGACGACGGAAAAAACAAAATCGGAATCAACTACAAAGGCAAAAAAGGCATCCGGAAAAGAACCTCGAGACTTTGAAGTCGTAAAGAAAAAGGAAGCCCTTTTTTCCTTTTCCATTCAGGGAAGAAGATTTGCTCAGGGAGAACTTTTGCTTTTAAAGCTCGTTCCTGAAAAAACGATTCTTTCTAAATTGGATAGAATTAAGATTTTATGGGAGAAAAAAGAAGTTTCTTATACAAAAAAAGAAAACGTATTCTTTGCGTGGATTCCTATTTCGCCTGAATTTGATAAGAAAAGTGGAATATTAGAAATTCAGGATAAAAACCTTTTTAGAAAGAACGATTTTAAGGAATATGAAATTCCGATTCAGAAAACCGACTTTGCCGAAACGAAAGTGTCTTCGCTAACGATGGACAAAAAATACACTTCCGAAGTATTGCCCCAGGAAACCTTGGATTTTATAGCCGATTGTTCCAAAGCAAAAGCGGAAGCGTTCCAGACAAAGACAAATCTTCAGATCGATTCAGATTTCATTTTTCCGGTGCAAGATGTTCACTTTACGAGTCCTTTCTATAAGCGACGTGTTTACAATAAGAAAAAAGGAAAGGCTCACGGCGGAGTCGATTTCAAAGGCGGACTCGGAACTCAAATCTATGCTATCAACGACGGAACCGTAATCTTATCTCGACCGATGTACTACGAAGGAAATTTTACGGTCATCGATCACGGTCTGGAAGTTTATTCTCTCTACATGCATCAATCGGAGCTGAATGTAAAAGTAGGGGACAAAGTGAAAAAAGGAGATCCGATCGGAAAGGTCGGTTCCACAGGTATGTCGACAGGACCACATTTACATTTGGGACTACGAGTTCGAGGAACCTTAGTAGATCCTCGTTCGGTTTTGGGTTTGAAACTATTCGAAGAGAAAGAAAAACCTTAA
- a CDS encoding alpha/beta fold hydrolase, translated as MKNDRFRHKFISSGNIKLHVVTVGDPKNPPLLFLHGFPEFWYGWKNQIEFFLNQGYFLILPDQRGYGESGKPWFFSSYRISLLSFDIVSILDSLQIEKADCIAHDWGAAVLWNSLYENPERFRKVCILNMPHLETIKHTILNDKIQRKKTSYIFFFLLPLIPEYLLIRNKFRMLWNSLIKTSNKGSFSSEDFIHYRKAWSGFRTVRSMLNWYRAAIFFPPKLPKEKNRKLPHPVKIFWGERDPFLKKEMGKDSLSFLENGEYQGFSATHWLHHDIPEILNPSLYEFLQR; from the coding sequence ATGAAGAATGATCGCTTTCGACATAAATTCATTTCTTCGGGGAATATAAAACTTCACGTCGTTACCGTAGGAGATCCGAAAAACCCACCTCTTCTTTTTTTACACGGCTTCCCTGAATTTTGGTATGGTTGGAAAAATCAAATCGAGTTTTTCCTAAATCAAGGATACTTTCTAATTTTGCCGGATCAGAGGGGTTATGGGGAATCAGGAAAACCTTGGTTCTTTTCTTCCTATCGAATCTCTCTGCTTTCTTTCGATATCGTTTCCATTCTAGATTCTTTGCAGATCGAAAAGGCGGATTGTATCGCTCACGATTGGGGGGCGGCCGTCCTCTGGAATTCTTTATACGAAAATCCGGAACGATTTCGAAAAGTTTGCATTCTAAATATGCCTCACTTAGAAACGATCAAACATACGATTCTCAACGATAAGATTCAGAGGAAAAAAACATCTTATATATTCTTTTTCCTCTTACCTTTAATTCCGGAGTATCTGTTAATTCGAAATAAATTTAGAATGCTTTGGAATTCGCTTATCAAAACATCGAATAAGGGAAGTTTTTCCTCCGAAGACTTCATACATTATCGAAAAGCTTGGTCTGGTTTTCGGACCGTAAGATCCATGTTGAATTGGTACCGTGCGGCGATTTTTTTCCCTCCAAAACTGCCGAAGGAGAAGAATCGGAAACTCCCCCATCCGGTAAAAATTTTTTGGGGTGAAAGAGATCCTTTCCTTAAGAAGGAAATGGGCAAGGATTCCCTATCTTTTTTGGAGAATGGGGAATATCAGGGATTTTCAGCCACACATTGGTTACATCACGACATTCCCGAGATTCTCAATCCTTCCTTGTATGAATTTTTGCAAAGATAG
- a CDS encoding flagellar protein FlgN, which produces MKQEEWLEQLTKLFQEEIHLYSNVLELETQKSAAVVQADGKTLESITKRTYELLVMASEIERVRMKSIEEVYRSKNFALPENGAPTLSDFLNQLDRESNFRLKEYGSSLKAILHRLKEKIKSNEKLILTRQEILSRTIEAVKEKASESGLSTYGSGKNPERKQAKRPALMLNASA; this is translated from the coding sequence ATGAAGCAAGAGGAATGGTTGGAGCAACTTACGAAACTTTTTCAGGAAGAGATTCATCTCTACTCGAATGTCCTGGAATTAGAAACTCAAAAATCTGCCGCAGTAGTTCAAGCGGATGGAAAAACCCTCGAATCAATCACAAAGAGAACCTATGAACTTCTCGTGATGGCGTCCGAAATCGAAAGGGTTCGGATGAAATCGATCGAGGAAGTATACCGATCTAAAAACTTTGCTCTTCCAGAGAACGGGGCTCCTACGCTGTCGGATTTTCTAAATCAACTCGATAGAGAATCCAATTTCCGTTTAAAAGAATACGGTTCTTCGCTCAAAGCGATCCTTCATCGTTTGAAAGAAAAGATCAAATCGAATGAGAAACTCATTCTTACTCGGCAAGAAATCCTTTCGCGTACAATTGAAGCAGTAAAAGAAAAAGCTTCCGAATCGGGTTTAAGTACATACGGCTCCGGAAAAAATCCGGAACGAAAGCAAGCTAAGAGACCGGCTCTTATGCTGAACGCTTCGGCGTAA
- the flgK gene encoding flagellar hook-associated protein FlgK — MGSTFSGLEIGKRGLTAHQQALQTTGHNISNADNKQYARQRVTMTAMDPLYDPSLNRSNLPGQIGQGVEIASIERIRDNFVDDRIIETSGNKDYWAARNEYLYQLETVFNEPNGTTLRTLMDKFWSSWEDLANYPEDNAHRSVVLERANGLGSRTEDVYRKLAQLKDQANREIETKAYHMNTIAENIRTLNDRIGKSEALGDRPNDLYDKRDALLQELSSLVDVTIGRSDEDELMVFIGQQILVQGNKANKIDILGNPSKDGLLDLYWSSTGDPVLLRKGRLQGLIEVRDKIIREKIDQVDSLSINVMDAVNEIHKDGFGINGNTNQAFFNIRSLSINTFGEYDSNGDGQNDVTAIFRVTGRNTIDPDRPIGINGTISFNQSDAKEAPVLIPYSSNDTLNGIIKKINASRSGVVAYMNHDNQLALKATVADDHPNKNFILRHIEDSGDLLVGMTGILMASGPSGAYDYKRLGEINKLQSRPEDITLTPHFHPSSHFRIAESIANNVANIAAARGKDVGGTGDYNSPGGHKDGRNALMVASALRNNPVMVDYSKTTDDFYNTLISKLGTEAREAKQEFGIQNDLMSELENMRQSVMGVNLDEEMANMVQFQHSYNASAKMINTMNEILDTIINRLGV; from the coding sequence ATGGGATCCACATTTTCAGGTCTTGAAATAGGAAAAAGAGGGCTTACTGCTCACCAACAGGCGCTTCAGACTACAGGTCATAATATTTCCAACGCGGATAACAAGCAGTATGCGAGACAGAGAGTCACGATGACTGCGATGGATCCTTTATACGATCCTTCACTCAATCGTTCCAATCTTCCGGGACAGATTGGCCAAGGTGTTGAAATCGCTTCGATCGAAAGGATCAGAGACAACTTTGTAGACGATAGAATCATCGAAACCTCGGGAAACAAAGACTATTGGGCGGCTCGAAACGAATATCTTTACCAATTAGAAACGGTTTTCAACGAACCGAACGGAACTACACTTCGAACTCTGATGGATAAATTTTGGTCTTCTTGGGAAGATCTTGCAAACTATCCGGAGGACAACGCACATCGTTCCGTGGTTTTAGAAAGGGCAAACGGCCTCGGTAGCAGAACCGAAGATGTATATCGCAAACTTGCACAACTGAAGGATCAGGCAAACCGAGAAATCGAAACGAAAGCATATCATATGAACACGATCGCCGAAAACATTCGTACTCTTAATGATCGAATCGGCAAATCGGAAGCTCTCGGTGATCGACCGAACGATCTCTATGATAAAAGGGATGCGCTTTTACAAGAACTCTCCTCTCTCGTGGATGTTACGATTGGGCGTTCCGATGAAGATGAATTGATGGTCTTTATCGGACAACAGATCCTAGTTCAAGGAAACAAAGCCAACAAAATCGATATTCTTGGTAACCCTTCGAAAGACGGTTTACTAGATCTTTATTGGTCTTCTACCGGCGATCCGGTTTTATTGAGAAAGGGACGTCTGCAGGGTTTGATCGAAGTTCGGGATAAGATCATACGCGAAAAAATAGATCAAGTAGATTCTCTTTCCATCAACGTAATGGATGCGGTGAACGAAATTCACAAAGACGGTTTCGGCATCAATGGAAACACAAATCAAGCGTTCTTCAACATCAGATCCCTTTCGATCAACACATTCGGGGAATACGATTCCAACGGGGACGGACAAAACGATGTGACGGCAATCTTTCGCGTAACAGGAAGAAACACAATCGATCCTGATCGTCCCATCGGTATCAATGGAACGATTAGCTTCAATCAGTCGGATGCGAAAGAGGCGCCTGTATTGATTCCCTATTCTTCCAATGATACGTTGAACGGAATCATCAAAAAAATCAACGCTTCTCGTTCCGGCGTTGTGGCTTACATGAACCACGACAATCAATTGGCTCTGAAAGCTACCGTCGCTGACGATCATCCGAATAAAAATTTCATTTTAAGACATATCGAAGATTCCGGAGATCTTCTCGTTGGAATGACTGGGATATTAATGGCGTCGGGTCCGTCCGGAGCGTACGACTACAAGCGACTCGGTGAAATCAATAAACTTCAATCACGTCCGGAAGACATTACTCTGACTCCTCACTTTCATCCTTCTTCGCATTTTAGAATCGCGGAATCAATCGCGAATAACGTCGCAAACATAGCCGCGGCTCGCGGTAAGGATGTGGGTGGGACCGGGGATTATAATTCACCGGGAGGTCATAAGGACGGACGGAACGCTCTTATGGTAGCTTCCGCTCTGAGAAACAATCCCGTGATGGTGGATTATTCGAAAACGACGGACGATTTTTACAACACTCTGATTTCGAAGTTAGGAACCGAGGCAAGAGAAGCAAAGCAAGAATTCGGCATTCAAAACGATCTCATGTCCGAATTGGAAAACATGAGACAATCCGTTATGGGAGTTAATCTCGACGAAGAGATGGCTAACATGGTCCAATTTCAACATTCTTATAACGCTTCGGCAAAGATGATCAATACCATGAATGAGATTCTGGATACGATCATCAATCGCCTCGGCGTGTAA